The following proteins are encoded in a genomic region of Cystobacter fuscus DSM 2262:
- a CDS encoding ATP-binding protein has product MFSDYVLIERILRHIVHIRVASIEDRPPPITPIFRIEAPVAPDLPVEWDVQEELTGDPKILIFEEVKSGDLKKKDRLALWTRIRKTAVALGTEQKLIPRLKVNSDNLPSNPNRWRALGSNAMTAQGTRPIKKVNSASKFAEEALYTLTHAKGEAPLSIEQARKILKLFVFDETIGAAKLIEDIEDQIRKLAVGLGIEELRAMLLGFVSEFGASSTPARHEFRPEELGAKIGIMEKLIKVDPSSATAWRQLRGGNSRIAAGKTAVVPFSPGALAYQDWRTVQPSVSQEFIDRPSLVAITGRGGLGKTVILKKLAEEAEEKNRLVVRLEGNDLRAYSPNELVQALELGAFVGANEGRPLEVYIDAFENAADESARLKEFIAALSSVSKGSHVRVLLSIRATEWTQIMGSQERVPSWRRVQLLDWSNEIVSALAITSRRKAEPSLLALLRTPLVLDLFLRTFSAESSVPENLQTRHALLRAYWERRVLPSDNVSAPARRHLLLRYAEEEASGVFIHESQDEAAQQLASEGVLIGEGGAFAFRHALLRDFTIVMWLAVSEGGATGIINRLAKIKNGVARWQSARALIDASNSERGSLFGSLPTYWELVRKMVQSPGMIEVASDALCELEDPSNLDLTTLVEGVNESVAATFIVRLLISAKSSANIRWLVPLASLPEDADWAQRTDWIHSEFLRHAADLLEFVWKEANHEDCSRFAGSAKAVAIRLREWSSATKFRDLMKNFEGHLMIIVAQHAPSVSTLNWLRDRSDGNSRYWFTRWKALEALLFLVSGAQAIGLTLRESDVLAVYLFGSGLKLVDGVVSSDASIGSWPNQDYERTNIALLGEGIDKHSLGLLDALPNTFLPIVFGMLVGLAQEENERSREALRNIRTGLESLFPSETSFVDNSEAGTLERTLQARAGTPLRQEDVLDRLVDDVDGYDINDHADERGRLIHALEIRLTDSANTGDDFIAKKYWPACKCSRSATAWLLLLEAEAKNGFPHPEIVDELLAKKPLYHIQQATSCLHVAIKARWTGMSSDTQKCVINRIAERRRSPVLGLYDVAPLLVAIPVRDQPEELKDYIRLYELRGVDPAPNEKQENIKVFHEGAKTSQHESEPKNPWEKFFALSRISINSDEFIIAAATRSLKDAIGVEFPSMQMLEKDATPLVAIEMFLETLRRRVAAGRQEVSEALLRDELVGIACWAFDVARSCSVARLNADREIVSVRQAPQDKHLSPWRNAIGVIDETLKHPSLIGNRELTARLMEEVRRVSHDVSPKVAACIFLTVGPNHWRQGGFAEITLLNELLLSSIESPGGLDLGLANVAWVLPEDKFQRLAETILARGRAAEYTRVAKTLGQQMGARAMLRVSGERSCIMVLILQWLRARPVSGLFEQESIYKLWVQSVALGAQSLIFSRSWENEIVVDYVLLVESCWNALRTVPVESVQMFVNSVFLPVFNIPREQGRPQTEVRALWQRLLPMASSVALEGKEDDVFSLVFPLRGHQVVEQLGVESLRPLIDGLDQRAVRLGERLRSAPLNNGHYWLDVYGYAIKFLQTVVTATGGDQLREYVHEVLQRWSRLGIEEAVLAARKIRDYS; this is encoded by the coding sequence TTGTTCTCGGATTACGTCCTTATCGAACGTATCCTAAGGCACATCGTTCATATTCGTGTTGCAAGCATAGAAGACAGGCCGCCACCCATAACACCGATATTCAGGATCGAGGCGCCAGTAGCACCTGATCTACCAGTTGAATGGGACGTTCAAGAGGAACTCACAGGCGATCCGAAGATCCTGATTTTTGAGGAGGTGAAAAGCGGCGATCTTAAAAAGAAAGATCGTTTGGCACTTTGGACCAGGATTCGCAAAACCGCAGTAGCGCTAGGTACAGAGCAAAAACTCATTCCTCGTCTCAAGGTAAATTCAGACAATTTGCCGTCAAATCCCAATAGATGGCGTGCGCTCGGCTCGAATGCCATGACGGCGCAAGGGACTCGACCAATTAAGAAGGTGAACTCTGCGTCCAAGTTCGCAGAAGAGGCGCTTTACACACTCACCCACGCCAAGGGGGAAGCACCTCTCTCAATCGAGCAGGCTCGAAAAATATTAAAACTTTTTGTCTTTGACGAGACAATAGGGGCCGCAAAGCTCATAGAGGATATCGAGGACCAGATAAGGAAATTGGCGGTTGGCCTCGGAATAGAGGAACTCCGTGCCATGCTCCTAGGATTCGTTAGTGAATTTGGTGCCTCAAGTACTCCTGCACGGCATGAGTTTCGGCCTGAAGAGCTTGGAGCAAAAATTGGCATCATGGAAAAGCTCATCAAAGTCGATCCGTCCAGCGCCACTGCTTGGCGCCAGTTGCGAGGTGGAAACAGTAGAATAGCGGCAGGAAAGACAGCTGTTGTGCCTTTTTCTCCAGGTGCGCTCGCATACCAAGATTGGAGAACAGTGCAGCCTAGCGTCTCGCAGGAGTTCATCGACAGGCCAAGCCTTGTAGCCATTACAGGGCGTGGTGGACTGGGGAAGACGGTTATCCTCAAAAAGCTCGCTGAAGAGGCTGAGGAAAAAAATCGTTTAGTTGTTCGCCTTGAGGGTAACGACCTTCGGGCCTATTCGCCAAACGAATTAGTGCAAGCTCTCGAACTCGGGGCTTTTGTGGGGGCCAATGAGGGACGTCCTTTAGAGGTTTACATAGATGCATTCGAAAACGCAGCAGATGAATCAGCCAGATTGAAAGAGTTTATAGCCGCACTATCAAGCGTTTCAAAAGGGAGCCATGTTCGGGTGCTGCTCTCCATTCGCGCGACGGAATGGACGCAAATAATGGGCTCTCAAGAGAGAGTCCCAAGCTGGCGCCGAGTTCAATTGCTTGACTGGAGTAATGAAATCGTCTCTGCGCTCGCCATAACGAGCAGGCGGAAAGCCGAACCTTCCCTGCTCGCCTTGCTTCGCACGCCACTTGTCCTGGATTTGTTTCTGCGAACGTTCAGCGCTGAGAGTAGTGTGCCGGAAAATTTGCAGACTCGGCACGCATTGCTTCGCGCGTACTGGGAACGACGGGTGTTGCCCTCCGACAACGTTTCTGCTCCCGCCAGACGGCATCTCTTACTTCGTTATGCAGAAGAGGAAGCATCAGGAGTCTTTATACACGAATCTCAGGACGAAGCTGCTCAGCAACTCGCATCTGAGGGCGTCCTGATAGGAGAAGGAGGGGCATTCGCATTTCGACATGCGCTGCTGCGCGATTTCACTATAGTGATGTGGCTTGCAGTTAGTGAGGGCGGTGCCACAGGGATCATTAACCGACTCGCCAAAATTAAGAACGGAGTGGCACGCTGGCAAAGCGCACGTGCATTGATTGATGCGTCCAACTCGGAACGGGGCTCCCTATTTGGTTCACTACCGACGTATTGGGAACTAGTCCGAAAGATGGTGCAATCACCAGGAATGATTGAGGTGGCTTCGGATGCCCTCTGCGAACTTGAGGATCCATCGAACTTGGATCTGACAACTCTAGTGGAGGGGGTCAATGAGTCTGTGGCTGCAACGTTCATTGTTCGGCTATTAATTAGTGCCAAGTCATCTGCAAATATAAGATGGCTAGTTCCGTTGGCCTCGCTGCCGGAAGATGCCGACTGGGCACAACGAACTGACTGGATCCATTCTGAATTCCTGCGGCACGCGGCTGACCTCCTTGAGTTTGTATGGAAGGAGGCCAATCATGAGGACTGCAGTCGTTTCGCGGGATCAGCAAAAGCCGTGGCGATCCGTCTTCGTGAATGGTCATCAGCGACAAAGTTTCGAGATTTGATGAAAAATTTCGAAGGCCACTTGATGATAATTGTTGCTCAGCACGCACCAAGCGTATCAACACTCAATTGGTTGCGCGACCGCAGCGACGGCAATAGTCGCTACTGGTTCACTCGCTGGAAGGCGCTTGAGGCTCTTCTTTTCTTGGTATCTGGAGCCCAAGCAATCGGCTTGACGCTTCGCGAATCCGATGTGTTGGCAGTGTATCTTTTTGGCTCAGGATTGAAATTGGTGGATGGGGTTGTAAGTTCAGATGCGTCAATAGGCAGTTGGCCAAATCAGGATTACGAACGAACAAATATTGCCTTGCTGGGAGAAGGTATCGACAAGCATTCCCTTGGTTTGCTTGATGCCCTTCCAAATACTTTTCTTCCCATTGTGTTTGGAATGCTCGTAGGATTGGCTCAAGAGGAGAATGAGCGAAGCAGGGAAGCGCTCCGAAATATTCGGACTGGGCTAGAGAGCCTGTTTCCATCAGAGACCTCATTTGTCGATAATTCTGAAGCTGGTACGCTTGAGAGAACCCTTCAAGCCCGCGCAGGAACGCCTCTGCGTCAAGAGGATGTGCTGGATCGGCTTGTTGATGACGTTGATGGGTATGACATCAACGATCACGCCGATGAAAGAGGCCGCCTCATCCATGCACTTGAAATTCGTCTCACTGACAGTGCCAATACTGGCGACGATTTTATTGCAAAAAAATATTGGCCAGCGTGCAAATGTTCACGTTCGGCAACGGCTTGGCTCTTGCTTCTTGAAGCTGAAGCTAAAAATGGATTTCCCCATCCTGAAATCGTAGATGAGTTGTTGGCAAAAAAACCATTATATCATATCCAACAGGCCACGTCTTGTTTGCATGTTGCCATAAAGGCCCGTTGGACGGGCATGTCGTCCGATACGCAAAAATGCGTAATAAATCGGATCGCTGAACGCAGACGATCACCTGTCTTGGGGTTGTATGATGTCGCGCCCCTCTTGGTGGCCATACCAGTTCGTGATCAACCAGAAGAATTGAAAGACTACATACGCCTTTACGAACTCAGGGGGGTTGATCCCGCCCCCAATGAAAAGCAAGAAAACATCAAGGTATTCCACGAAGGCGCAAAAACAAGCCAGCATGAGTCAGAACCTAAAAATCCGTGGGAAAAATTTTTTGCACTATCTAGAATATCCATCAATTCAGATGAGTTTATCATTGCTGCCGCGACTCGAAGCCTGAAGGATGCCATTGGGGTGGAGTTTCCAAGCATGCAGATGCTTGAGAAAGATGCAACTCCTCTTGTTGCTATTGAGATGTTCTTGGAGACACTTCGCAGGAGGGTGGCGGCAGGAAGGCAGGAAGTCAGTGAGGCTTTGTTGCGAGATGAGCTTGTTGGAATTGCTTGTTGGGCTTTTGATGTAGCTCGGAGTTGCTCAGTCGCACGGTTAAACGCGGATAGGGAAATTGTGAGCGTGAGACAAGCGCCTCAAGACAAGCATCTTTCCCCGTGGCGAAATGCGATTGGGGTCATTGATGAGACATTGAAACATCCGAGTCTCATTGGGAACCGAGAGTTGACCGCTAGATTGATGGAGGAAGTGCGGAGAGTGTCGCACGATGTTTCACCAAAGGTTGCGGCGTGCATTTTTCTCACAGTTGGGCCCAACCACTGGAGACAGGGAGGGTTTGCTGAAATAACGCTCTTGAATGAACTGTTATTGAGTAGCATCGAAAGCCCTGGGGGGCTTGACTTGGGCCTCGCGAATGTTGCTTGGGTCTTGCCAGAAGATAAATTCCAACGGCTTGCCGAAACAATACTGGCCCGAGGCCGCGCTGCGGAATATACCAGAGTTGCAAAGACCCTCGGGCAACAGATGGGGGCGCGAGCAATGCTCCGCGTCAGTGGCGAACGGTCATGCATTATGGTCCTGATTCTCCAATGGCTGAGGGCTCGCCCAGTCAGTGGATTGTTTGAACAGGAATCAATTTACAAGCTCTGGGTCCAGAGTGTTGCGCTTGGCGCTCAAAGCCTTATCTTTTCCAGGTCGTGGGAAAATGAAATAGTTGTGGACTATGTCCTCTTGGTTGAATCTTGCTGGAACGCACTCCGCACAGTTCCTGTGGAGTCGGTTCAAATGTTTGTCAACAGTGTGTTCCTGCCTGTGTTCAATATCCCTAGGGAGCAAGGTCGCCCTCAAACAGAAGTCCGAGCGCTCTGGCAACGACTGCTGCCAATGGCCTCCTCTGTTGCCCTGGAAGGAAAGGAAGACGATGTCTTCAGTCTCGTGTTTCCGCTACGCGGACATCAAGTTGTTGAGCAGTTGGGCGTTGAGTCTTTGCGCCCTTTGATTGATGGACTGGATCAACGAGCAGTGCGTCTCGGGGAACGTTTGAGGTCCGCGCCATTGAATAATGGTCATTATTGGTTGGATGTTTATGGATACGCGATAAAATTTCTTCAGACAGTCGTCACGGCAACGGGGGGTGATCAGCTTCGTGAGTATGTGCATGAAGTGCTGCAGCGATGGTCTCGATTGGGAATTGAAGAGGCCGTTCTTGCTGCTCGGAAAATTCGAGATTATTCATAA
- a CDS encoding Rpn family recombination-promoting nuclease/putative transposase: MPGPHDLFARYTFGRPERAEAELRAVLPAQVVSAVDWSSLRLEPGSVVDPELRETESDLLFTARLRTGRPLLLYVLLEHQSTVDRWMALRMLRYVVRQMERWRQEHPEHSRLPVILPLVMYHGPEGAWSAPRRVEDLFELPGESEEERAQWRTWVPRFEYLLDDLTTEREEALKARPGPPLARLAWLVLRYGRTGELARKLPEWVGLFAQVQAAPEGAEHLRVVIRYLLWTGDKAVHNATGQVLHSVLDEQRAEELMRSYGEELIEQGRQQGLEKGLVRGRQEGLAQGRAESILRILAFRGIHVEEGARQRILDCTDVDTLDGWFDRALQATTLSEVLDGGAHASRRKDS; the protein is encoded by the coding sequence ATGCCCGGACCTCATGACCTCTTCGCCCGCTATACTTTCGGCCGTCCCGAGCGGGCGGAAGCCGAGCTGCGTGCCGTCCTTCCCGCCCAGGTCGTCTCCGCGGTGGACTGGTCCAGTCTGCGCCTGGAGCCCGGCAGCGTGGTGGACCCGGAGCTACGCGAGACGGAGAGCGACCTGCTCTTCACCGCCCGCCTGCGCACGGGCCGCCCGCTGCTGCTGTACGTCCTGCTGGAGCACCAGTCCACGGTGGACCGGTGGATGGCGCTGAGGATGCTGCGCTACGTGGTGCGTCAGATGGAGCGCTGGCGTCAGGAGCATCCGGAGCACTCCCGGTTGCCGGTCATCCTCCCACTGGTGATGTACCACGGGCCGGAGGGGGCCTGGAGCGCGCCGAGGCGGGTGGAGGACCTGTTCGAGCTGCCAGGGGAGAGCGAGGAGGAGCGGGCGCAGTGGCGAACGTGGGTGCCACGCTTCGAGTACCTGCTCGATGACCTGACAACCGAACGGGAAGAAGCGTTGAAAGCACGACCCGGGCCTCCGCTGGCCCGGCTGGCGTGGTTGGTGCTGCGCTACGGACGTACGGGGGAACTGGCGCGCAAGTTGCCGGAGTGGGTGGGCCTCTTCGCCCAGGTGCAAGCGGCTCCAGAGGGCGCCGAACACCTGCGGGTGGTCATCCGTTACCTGCTGTGGACCGGGGACAAGGCCGTCCACAACGCTACAGGTCAGGTGCTACATTCAGTGCTGGATGAGCAACGCGCGGAGGAACTGATGCGGAGCTATGGCGAGGAACTCATCGAGCAGGGACGTCAGCAGGGGCTGGAGAAGGGGTTGGTGCGAGGCAGGCAAGAGGGTCTGGCACAGGGACGTGCCGAGTCCATCCTGCGGATTCTCGCCTTCCGCGGGATTCACGTGGAGGAAGGAGCCCGGCAGCGCATCCTCGACTGCACGGACGTGGACACGCTCGACGGCTGGTTCGACCGGGCCCTCCAGGCCACGACCCTCTCCGAGGTGCTGGACGGCGGGGCACACGCCTCTCGGCGGAAAGACTCGTGA
- a CDS encoding Rpn family recombination-promoting nuclease/putative transposase, producing the protein MPGPHDLFARYTFGRPERAEAELRAILPAHVVSAVDWSSLRLEPGSVVDPELRETESDLLFTARLRTGRSLLLYVLLEHQSSVDRWMALRMLRYVVRQVERWRQEHPDRSLLPVILPLVMYHGPEGAWSAPRRVEDLFELPGESEEERAHWRAWVPRFEYLLDDLTAEREEALKARPGPPLARLAWLVLRYGRTGELARKLPEWVGLFAQVQAVPEGAEHLRVVIRYLLWTGDKAVHEATGQVLHSVLDEQRAEELMRSYGEELIEQGRQQGMEKGLEKGLARGRAEGILRILAFRGIHVEEAARQRILECTDVDTLDGWFDRALQATTLSEVLDGGAHASGRKDS; encoded by the coding sequence ATGCCCGGTCCTCATGACCTCTTCGCCCGCTATACCTTTGGCCGCCCCGAGCGGGCCGAGGCCGAGCTGCGTGCCATCCTGCCCGCCCATGTCGTCTCCGCGGTGGACTGGTCCAGTCTGCGCCTGGAGCCCGGCAGCGTGGTGGACCCGGAACTGCGAGAAACGGAGAGCGACCTGCTCTTCACCGCCCGCCTGCGTACGGGCCGCTCGCTGCTGCTGTACGTGCTGCTGGAGCACCAGTCGTCGGTGGACCGGTGGATGGCGCTGAGGATGCTGCGCTACGTGGTGCGTCAGGTGGAGCGCTGGCGTCAGGAGCACCCGGATCGCTCCCTGTTGCCGGTCATCCTCCCGCTGGTGATGTACCACGGGCCGGAGGGGGCCTGGAGCGCACCACGGCGGGTGGAGGACCTGTTCGAGCTGCCAGGGGAGAGCGAGGAGGAGCGGGCTCACTGGCGAGCGTGGGTACCGCGCTTCGAGTACCTGCTCGATGACCTGACGGCGGAGCGGGAAGAGGCGTTGAAAGCACGGCCGGGTCCTCCACTGGCCCGGCTGGCGTGGTTGGTGCTGCGCTACGGGCGTACTGGGGAACTGGCGAGAAAGCTGCCGGAGTGGGTGGGCCTCTTCGCCCAGGTCCAGGCGGTTCCAGAGGGCGCTGAACACCTGCGGGTAGTCATCCGTTACCTGCTGTGGACCGGGGACAAGGCCGTCCACGAGGCCACGGGCCAGGTGCTACATTCAGTCCTGGATGAGCAACGCGCGGAGGAATTGATGCGGAGCTATGGCGAGGAACTCATCGAGCAGGGACGCCAGCAGGGGATGGAGAAGGGGTTGGAGAAGGGACTGGCACGGGGACGTGCCGAGGGCATCCTGCGGATTCTCGCCTTCCGAGGGATTCACGTGGAGGAAGCAGCCCGGCAGCGCATCCTCGAGTGCACGGACGTGGACACGCTCGACGGCTGGTTCGACCGGGCCCTCCAGGCCACGACCCTCTCCGAGGTGCTGGACGGCGGGGCCCACGCGTCTGGGCGCAAGGACTCGTGA
- a CDS encoding siderophore-interacting protein encodes MASGKAILGGMLGRFLFRDARVAQVRDVSPRFRWMELEGEALRGVSWNAGDKVQVFLPREGMRTYTPLAWDSARGAMQLLVYLHGNSPGAEWGRNVRVEDRCQFMGPRGSLALSSLQGPVVLFGDETSFAVAHTLRNLRAGADGVEPVFEVSSRDASESVLREFHLSDSALVERAPDEGHLPAVAERLGAALRRHPGAHLVMTGRAQAIQALRARLRQDGVGAAQKVKAYWSAGKRGLD; translated from the coding sequence ATGGCGTCAGGAAAGGCGATTCTCGGAGGCATGCTGGGGCGGTTCCTGTTCCGCGACGCGCGGGTAGCGCAGGTGCGTGACGTCTCACCTCGCTTTCGCTGGATGGAGCTGGAAGGCGAGGCGCTGCGCGGTGTCTCCTGGAACGCGGGGGACAAGGTGCAGGTGTTCCTTCCACGCGAAGGGATGCGGACGTACACGCCCCTGGCGTGGGACTCGGCTCGCGGGGCGATGCAGTTGCTCGTCTACCTCCATGGCAACAGCCCCGGCGCGGAGTGGGGCCGCAACGTGCGGGTGGAGGACCGCTGCCAGTTCATGGGGCCTCGCGGTTCCCTGGCACTCTCGTCCCTTCAAGGGCCCGTGGTGCTGTTCGGAGACGAGACGTCCTTCGCCGTGGCCCACACGTTGCGGAACCTGCGGGCCGGTGCGGATGGTGTCGAGCCGGTGTTCGAGGTCTCCTCCAGAGACGCGTCCGAGTCGGTGCTGCGCGAGTTCCACCTGTCGGACAGCGCCCTGGTGGAGCGCGCGCCCGACGAAGGACACCTGCCCGCGGTGGCGGAGCGCCTGGGCGCCGCACTGAGGCGGCATCCGGGCGCGCACCTCGTCATGACGGGTCGGGCGCAGGCCATCCAGGCGCTGCGCGCACGGCTCCGGCAAGACGGCGTGGGCGCGGCGCAGAAGGTGAAGGCGTACTGGTCCGCGGGGAAGCGCGGGCTCGACTGA
- a CDS encoding HAL/PAL/TAL family ammonia-lyase, protein MTTTLIDGFNLSAEHVVAIARDPSIKVGLADSARAALEESRDYIEATWMHDEAPMMYSFNTGVGLLKDTRIKVEHIELFQTQMIMAHAAGMGEPFSEEVSRATMLLRANAFASNYSAPRVEVLDRLLAFLNAGIHPVMPQKGSVGASGDLAPLAYLAAAITGFDKAEVIYQGRRMSAPEAIASAGITPVKFDLKAKDASALINGCTVSLAVAALAAKDARDLLADACLSLGLTLEALRAEMSGFDDRIHKARPHPGQIKTAAIIRNLLKGSTRTSHEARAVQFPEELRRTDIPYTPRIQDVYSLRCAPQVYGPVFDALDYVDTIIGNEINSATDNPLIFGKEGGGFEIISGGNFHGQYLAQAMDLLAMAVTDLGSICERRIARLIDPTLSWGLPRNLMTGIRGVNTGYPVVQCSMSALVMENRTLCMPGSVDSIPAKGNSEDHISNSTWCARKAATVVANTQYIVGVEMLMAAQGLTMTEALLPGFVLGQGTQAAYEEIRRQIPACLDGDRWFHDDIATARSFVTTGSVRAAVERKIGSFA, encoded by the coding sequence ATGACTACGACACTCATCGACGGCTTCAATCTCAGCGCGGAACACGTGGTCGCCATCGCCCGCGATCCCTCCATCAAGGTCGGCCTGGCCGATTCCGCCCGCGCCGCGCTCGAGGAAAGCCGCGACTACATCGAAGCCACCTGGATGCATGACGAAGCGCCGATGATGTACAGCTTCAATACCGGCGTCGGCCTGCTCAAGGACACCCGCATCAAGGTCGAGCATATCGAGCTGTTCCAGACCCAGATGATCATGGCGCATGCGGCCGGCATGGGCGAGCCTTTCTCCGAAGAGGTGAGCCGCGCCACCATGCTGCTGCGGGCGAACGCCTTCGCCAGCAATTATTCGGCGCCGCGGGTCGAGGTGCTCGACCGCCTGCTGGCCTTCCTGAACGCCGGCATCCATCCGGTGATGCCGCAGAAGGGCTCGGTCGGCGCCTCCGGGGACCTGGCGCCGCTGGCTTACCTGGCCGCCGCCATCACCGGCTTCGACAAGGCGGAAGTGATTTACCAGGGCCGGCGCATGAGCGCGCCGGAAGCGATCGCCAGTGCCGGCATCACTCCCGTCAAGTTCGACCTCAAGGCCAAGGATGCGTCGGCGCTGATCAACGGCTGCACGGTGTCGCTGGCGGTGGCGGCGCTGGCCGCGAAGGATGCCCGCGACCTGCTGGCCGACGCCTGCCTGTCGCTCGGCCTGACGTTGGAAGCGCTGCGCGCGGAGATGTCCGGCTTCGACGACCGCATTCACAAAGCGCGCCCGCATCCGGGCCAGATCAAGACCGCCGCCATCATCCGCAATTTGCTCAAGGGCTCAACCCGCACCAGCCACGAGGCGCGCGCGGTGCAGTTCCCGGAAGAGCTGCGCCGCACCGATATCCCGTACACGCCGCGCATACAGGATGTGTATTCGCTGCGCTGCGCGCCGCAGGTCTACGGCCCGGTGTTCGATGCGCTCGATTATGTCGACACCATCATCGGCAACGAGATCAATTCCGCCACCGATAATCCGCTGATCTTCGGCAAGGAAGGCGGCGGTTTCGAGATTATTTCAGGCGGCAATTTCCACGGCCAGTACCTGGCGCAGGCGATGGACCTGCTGGCAATGGCGGTGACCGACCTCGGCAGCATCTGCGAGCGCCGCATCGCGCGCCTGATCGATCCCACCCTGTCCTGGGGCTTGCCGCGCAATCTGATGACCGGCATCCGCGGCGTCAACACCGGCTATCCGGTGGTGCAGTGCTCGATGAGCGCGCTGGTGATGGAAAACCGCACGCTGTGCATGCCGGGCAGCGTGGACAGCATTCCGGCCAAGGGCAACAGCGAAGACCACATCTCCAACTCCACCTGGTGCGCGCGCAAGGCGGCCACCGTGGTGGCCAACACCCAGTACATCGTCGGCGTCGAAATGCTGATGGCGGCGCAGGGTCTGACCATGACCGAAGCGCTGCTGCCAGGCTTCGTGCTGGGGCAGGGCACGCAGGCGGCGTATGAGGAAATCCGGCGCCAGATCCCGGCTTGCCTCGACGGCGACCGCTGGTTCCATGACGATATCGCGACGGCGCGCTCCTTCGTCACCACCGGCTCGGTGCGCGCGGCCGTGGAAAGGAAGATAGGCAGCTTCGCCTGA
- a CDS encoding malectin domain-containing carbohydrate-binding protein: MKVVSQVLVSLLCSACVAGCLSPEEPSGQLDTALSETAAAVTDGASVERTVLPPHDVYAVNAGGDAAGGFTADDYFTQGDVFSNVSQPVNTTDVYLAGPPELYSDARQGGQFGYSFTGLTPGINYAVVLHFAELYFSLPGQRRFNVSLNGRVYTNIDIVSLAGGPFKATTLLYFVRADANGTINVDFSRGANDQPMVNGIEVRVIE, translated from the coding sequence ATGAAGGTTGTATCTCAGGTTCTTGTCTCGCTGTTGTGCTCGGCCTGTGTTGCTGGCTGCCTCTCGCCAGAGGAGCCGAGCGGCCAACTCGACACCGCACTCTCGGAGACCGCGGCGGCTGTGACCGACGGCGCCAGCGTGGAGCGCACCGTGCTGCCGCCGCATGATGTCTACGCGGTGAACGCTGGCGGTGACGCGGCGGGTGGCTTCACCGCGGATGACTACTTCACGCAAGGCGACGTGTTCTCGAATGTCTCCCAGCCAGTGAACACCACGGATGTGTACCTCGCGGGGCCGCCCGAGCTCTACTCGGATGCGCGCCAGGGTGGTCAGTTCGGCTACTCGTTCACGGGGCTGACGCCGGGGATCAATTACGCCGTGGTTCTCCACTTCGCGGAGCTGTACTTCTCGTTGCCGGGTCAGCGCCGGTTCAATGTGTCCCTCAATGGGAGGGTGTATACCAACATCGATATCGTTTCTCTCGCGGGCGGTCCGTTCAAGGCAACGACTCTGCTGTACTTCGTGCGTGCGGACGCCAACGGCACCATCAACGTGGACTTTTCGCGCGGAGCGAACGATCAGCCCATGGTGAACGGCATCGAGGTGCGTGTCATCGAGTGA